In a single window of the Nilaparvata lugens isolate BPH chromosome 1, ASM1435652v1, whole genome shotgun sequence genome:
- the LOC111043439 gene encoding 26S proteasome non-ATPase regulatory subunit 14, producing MDRLLRLGGGVPGLSQAPPQSDAPVVDTAEQVYISSLALLKMLKHGRAGVPMEVMGLMLGEFVDDYTVRVIDVFAMPQSGTGVSVEAVDPVFQAKMLDMLKQTGRPEMVVGWYHSHPGFGCWLSGVDINTQESFEQLSKRAVAVVVDPIQSVKGKVVIDAFRLINPNLMVLGQEPRQTTSNLGHLQKPSVQALIHGLNRHYYSISINYRKNELEQKMLLNLHKKSWMDGLMLADYAEHCKLNETTVHDMLDLAKNYNKALEEEEKMTPEQLAIKNVGKQDPKRHLEEKVDVLMAANIVQCLGAMLDTVVFK from the exons ATGGATAGACTTCTGCGTTTGGGTGGCGGAGTGCCTGGTCTGAGCCAAGCCCCTCCTCAATCAGATGCTCCTGTGGTTGATACCGCAGAGCAAGTCTACATCTCTTCACTGGCCTTATTGAAAATGCTTAAGCACGGTCGCGCCGGTGTTCCCATGGAAGTTATGGGCCTAATGCTGGGCGAATTTGTAGACGACTACACTGTGCGTGTCATTGATGTATTCGCTATGCCACAGAGTGGAACG GGAGTGAGTGTGGAGGCTGTAGACCCGGTGTTCCAAGCGAAGATGTTGGACATGCTAAAGCAGACAGGACGGCCCGAGATGGTGGTGGGCTGGTACCACTCGCACCCGGGCTTCGGCTGCTGGCTGTCGGGTGTCGACATCAACACGCAGGAGAGCTTCGAGCAACTATCCAAGAGAGCCGTTGCCGTCGTCGTCGATCCCATTCAGAGTGTCAAAG GAAAAGTTGTCATTGATGCTTTCCGATTGATCAATCCGAATTTGATGGTTTTGGGCCAAGAACCACGTCAGACCACTTCCAATCTGGGTCATCTTCAAAAGCCCTCTGTCCAG GCTTTAATTCACGGACTTAACAGACACTATTACTCAATCAGCATCAACTATCGCAAAAATGAATTGGAACAGAAAATGCTGCTAAATCTGCATAAAAAGTCGTGGATGGATGGCTTGATGCTTGCCGATTACGCTGAGCATTGCAAGCTGAATGAAACTACTGTCCATGACATGCTCGACTTGGCCAAGAACTATAATAAG GCtctggaggaggaagagaaaatgACCCCTGAACAACTTGCTATCAAGAATGTTGGCAAACAAGACCCGAAGAGGCATTTAGAGGAGAAGGTGGATGTACTCATGGCTGCCAACATCGTGCAGTGCTTAGGAGCCATGCTGGATACAGTTGTCTTCAAGTGA